From a single Papaver somniferum cultivar HN1 unplaced genomic scaffold, ASM357369v1 unplaced-scaffold_19, whole genome shotgun sequence genomic region:
- the LOC113338815 gene encoding scopoletin glucosyltransferase-like: MGSEDPQHRQLHGFFFPLMAYGHMIPMFDIARIFASRGVKATIITTPANASTFSSATARDRLLSLDINIQILQFPTEEAGLPEGCENMNDLDGLDTIHAFFKALNMLQQPLERLFEDYQPDFLVADFTLHWATESAAKFGIPRFVFHGTNVFWQCVEHSLECHKPFEDIASDTATFVVPGLPDKIEMTKSQVPDHYKVDTPFIEMVEKIKDSEAKSYGVLVNSFYELEPGYADYYRNVMGRRAWQIGPVSLRNKNTIDKTQRGKESAIDEHYVLNWLDSKEPNSVLYICFGSTSRMNNAQLSEIVMALEDQNFSFVWVIRTTQNSDEKSFLPECFEENMKGKGLIIREWAPQVLILGHPSIGGFMTHCGWNSTLEGVTAGVPMITWPLFAEQLHNENLVTQVLKTGIRVGTQKWNQWFETEDVSTKKDEIEKAINRLMGDGEEAKEMRSKAKELGELARKAIEEGGSSNAEFTSLLEELRLYKKPTI; encoded by the coding sequence ATGGGTTCAGAGGATCCGCAACACCGTCAACTGCATGGTTTCTTTTTTCCACTCATGGCTTATGGGCACATGATTCCAATGTTTGACATTGCAAGAATATTTGCTTCCCGAGGTGTTAAGGCTACCATAATCACTACTCCAGCGAACGCTTCCACCTTCTCAAGTGCTACAGCAAGAGATAGATTATTAAGTCTCGATATAAATATTCAAATACTTCAATTTCCTACGGAAGAAGCTGGTTTGCCCGAAGGCTGCGAAAATATGAATGACTTGGATGGACTTGATACGATTCACGCGTTCTTCAAGGCTCTCAACATGCTCCAACAACCATTGGAGCGGCTCTTCGAAGATTACCAACCAGATTTCCTTGTCGCTGATTTTACATTACATTGGGCAACTGAGAGCGCGGCCAAATTTGGCATCCCTCGCTTTGTCTTTCATGGAACAAATGTATTTTGGCAGTGCGTTGAGCATAGCCTAGAGTGCCATAAGCCATTTGAAGATATCGCGTCTGATACAGCAACCTTTGTGGTGCCAGGTCTTCCTGACAAGATTGAGATGACTAAGTCACAAGTGCCTGATCATTATAAGGTTGACACCCCGTTCATTGAAATGGTTGAAAAAATAAAAGATTCAGAAGCTAAGAGCTATGGAGTGTTAGTAAACAGCTTTTATGAGTTGGAGCCAGGTTATGCCGATTATTACAGGAACGTTATGGGAAGAAGAGCATGGCAAATAGGCCCGGTGTCGCTTCGAAATAAGAACACCATAGATAAAACTCAACGAGGAAAGGAATCCGCCATCGATGAACATTATGTTTTGAACTGGCTTGACTCCAAGGAACCCAATTCAGTTCTTTACATTTGTTTCGGGAGCACTTCTAGAATGAATAatgcacaattgtcagaaattgTAATGGCTCTTGAAGATCAAAACTTCTCATTTGTTTGGGTTATAAGAACAACTCAGAACAGTGACGAAAAGAGCTTTTTACCCGAATGTTTCGAAGAGAATATGAAAGGAAAAGGTCTGATTATTAGGGAATGGGCACCACAAGTACTTATCCTTGGTCATCCATCCATCGGGGGGTTCATGACTCATTGCGGCTGGAACTCTACACTTGAAGGTGTGACTGCAGGGGTTCCCATGATCACATGGCCTCTGTTTGCAGAGCAATTACACAATGAGAATCTTGTTACTCAGGTGCTGAAGACCGGGATTCGAGTTGGCACGCAGAAATGGAACCAATGGTTCGAAACAGAAGATGTATCCACAAAGAAGGATGAGATAGAGAAGGCAATCAATCGGCTGATGGGTGATGGAGAAGAAGCAAAGGAAATGAGAAGTAAAGCCAAAGAACTAGGTGAATTGGCTAGGAAAGCTATAGAAGAAGGTGGGTCGTCTAACGCCGAATTTACTTCTTTACTGGAAGAGCTGAGACTCTATAAAAAACCAACAATATAA
- the LOC113338816 gene encoding mavicyanin-like, translating to MGLVQRVVFCMVLAVLCVASSMAEVYKIGDDNGWTAQNMPDYKKWSASKTFKIGDSIVFEYSPKDNNVVQVMSYDDYKKCNGSSPLKTFTSGKDTIPIKHKEHLFFISGFPDNCKKGQKVDIRVLDTSVAPTPPSAQGPSSSAPAPSPSVSVPAPSPNSAMSISKGITRQFGFVILAVVAAVAY from the exons ATGGGTCTCGTTCAAAGAGTTGTGTTTTGCATGGTTTTGGCTGTTTTATGTGTTGCTTCTTCAATGGCTGAAGTTTACAAGATTGGTGATGACAATGGATGGACAGCTCAAAACATGCCTGATTACAAAAAATGGTCTGCTTCCAAGACCTTCAAAATCGGTGATTCTATCG TTTTTGAGTACTCGCCAAAGGATAACAATGTGGTTCAAGTGATGAGTTATGATGACTACAAGAAATGCAACGGTTCATCACCATTGAAAACCTTCACCTCTGGCAAAGATACAATTCCAATTAAGCACAAGGAACACCTTTTCTTCATTTCTGGATTTCCTGACAACTGTAAAAAGGGACAGAAGGTTGATATTAGAGTTCTTGATACCTCTGTAGCTCCAACTCCACCTTCAGCACAAGGACCTTCTTCTTCCGCTCCTGCACCTTCACCATCAGTCAGTGTTCCAGCTCCTTCACCAAACAGTGCTATGTCTATTTCTAAGGGTATTACTAGACAGTTCGGGTTTGTTATTCTTGCAGTAGTAGCTGCTGTTGCTTACTAG
- the LOC113338696 gene encoding uncharacterized protein LOC113338696, with protein sequence MTNKLASKEEDTELDKKLKILNKPPIKSIQTKTGHTYDCINIYKQPAFDHPLLKNHKIQMKPNVIQGEQIDEPIFNTVSSIVRSKLEGCPSETVPIRRTTKEELVNAKYLSNQIKRRHVSVDYLFGLYQFKTISCFQ encoded by the exons ATGACTAATAAACTAGCATCTAAGGAAGAAGACACGGAGTTAGATAAAAAGCTCAAAATTTTAAATAAGCCTCCTATAAAATCTATCCAG acgaaaactggTCACACATATGACTGCATAAACATCTATAAACAACCGGCTTTTGATCATCCACTGCTCAAAAATCACAAGATCCAG ATGAAACCAAATGTAATTCAAGGAGAACaaattgatgaaccaatttttaaTACGGTTTCTAGTATTGTGCGATCTAAACTTGAAGGGTGCCCCTCAGAGACTGTTCCCATCCGAAGAACCACAAAGGAAGAATTGGTAAATGCAAAATATCTCTCTAACCAGATAAAGCGTCGCCATGTAAGTGTTGATTATCTTTTTGGTCTTTATCAGTTTAAGACCATATCATGCTTCCAATGA